A single genomic interval of Camelina sativa cultivar DH55 chromosome 11, Cs, whole genome shotgun sequence harbors:
- the LOC104722779 gene encoding protein ODORANT1 produces the protein MGRQPCCDKLGVKKGPWTAEEDKKLINFILTNGHCCWRALPKMAGLRRCGKSCRLRWTNYLRPDLKRGLLSNDEEQIVIDLHAHLGNKWSKIASRLPGRTDNEIKNHWNTHIKKKLLKMGIDPVTHQPLTQEPCNTDNSKTISSNQDDGSLEPKTTSTKTLEISGTTTTEDESSSTVTDQNSLVDNENHILDNIYNDDELFSYLWSDETTKAEGSWSDSNYGAVGGTLCDNNMLGTVADIPIWSPEGINDKDWMFLDYCQDFGVHDFGF, from the exons atggGGAGGCAGCCATGCTGCGACAAGCTAGGGGTCAAGAAAGGGCCGTGGACGGCGGAGGAAGACAAGAAGCTCATAAACTTCATTCTCACAAACGGCCATTGTTGCTGGCGTGCTTTGCCAAAGATGGCCGGTCTCCGCCGCTGCGGAAAGAGTTGCCGCCTCCGGTGGACTAACTATCTCCGGCCTGACTTGAAGAGAGGCCTTCTCTCTaatgatgaagaacaaattGTCATTGATCTTCATGCTCATCTCGGCAATAA GTGGTCTAAGATAGCTTCAAGATTACCTGGAAGAACAGATAACGAAATAAAAAACCACTGGAATACTCACATCAAGAAAAAACTTCTTAAGATGGGAATCGACCCTGTGACCCATCAACCTCTTACCCAAGAACCTTGTAATACCGATAACTCCAAAACAATCTCATCGAATCAAGATGATGGCTCACTGGAACCAAAGACAACCAGCACAAAAACTTTAGAAATAAGTGGCACGACAACAACAGAAGATGAAAGCAGTAGCACGGTTACTGATCAAAACAGTTTGGTGGACAATGAAAATCATATACTTGACAACATCTATAATGATGATGAGTTGTTTAGTTACTTATGGTCCGACGAAACTACTAAAGCTGAGGGCTCGTGGAGTGATAGTAATTATGGCGCCGTGGGTGGAACATTATGTGACAACAATATGTTAGGCACCGTTGCAGATATTCCAATATGGTCACCCGAAGGAATCAACGACAAGGATTGGATGTTTCTCGACTATTGCCAAGACTTTGGTGTTCatgattttgggttttga
- the LOC104722781 gene encoding FAM10 family protein At4g22670, with translation MDATKLSELKVFIDQCKSDPSLLSTPSLSFFRDYLESLGAKIPTGAHQENKDTKARSFVVEESDDDMEETEELKPKVEEEEEEDEIIESDVELEGDTVEPDNDPPQKMGDSSVEVTDENREAAQVAKGKAMEALSEGNFDEAIEHLTEAITLNPTSAIMYGNRASVYIKLKKPNAAIRDANAALEINPDSAKGYKSRGMARAMLGEWAEAAKDLHLASTIDYDEEISAVLKKVEPNAHKLEEHRRKYDRLRKEREDKNAERDRLRRRAEAQAAYDKAKKEEQSSSSRPSGGGFPGGMPGGFPGGMPGGFPGGMGGMPGGFPGGMGGMPGGFPGGMPAGMGGGMPAGMGGGMPGMGGGMPAGMGGGMPGMGGGMPGAGGMPGGMDFSKILNDPELMTAFSDPEVMAALQDVMKNPANLAKHQANPKVAPVIAKMMGKFGGGPK, from the exons ATGGATGCAACGAAGCTTAGTGAGCTCAAGGTCTTCATCGACCAATGCAAGTCTGACCCTTCCCTTCTCTCTACTCCTTCCCTCTCCTTCTTCCGCGACTACCTCGAGAG TCTTGGTGCTAAGATACCTACTGGTGctcatcaagaaaacaaagacacTAAAGCG agGAGTTTCGTAGTTgaagagagtgatgatgatatggAGGAAACTGAAGAACTAAAACCTaaagtggaggaagaagaagaggaagatgagattATTGAATCTGATGTTGAGCTTGAAGGAGACACTGTTGAACCTGATAATGATCCTCCTCAGAAG ATGGGGGACTCATCAGTGGAGGTGACTGATGAGAATCGTGAAGCTGCTCAAGTAGCTAAGGGCAAAGCCATGGAAGCCCTTTCTGAAGGAAACTTTGATGAAGCAATTGAGCATTTGACTGAGGCAATTACTTTGAATCCGACTTCAGCTATTATGTATGGAAACAGGG CTAGCGTCTACATTAAGTTGAAGAAGCCAAACGCTGCTATTCGAGATGCAAACGCTGCATTGGAG ATTAATCCTGATTCTGCCAAGGGATACAAATCACGGGGCATGGCTCGTGCCATGCTTGGAGAATGGGCAGAGGCTGCGAAAGACCTTCACCTTGCTTCTACGATAGACTATGATGAGGAAATTAGTGCTGTGCTCAAGAAG GTTGAACCTAATGCCCATAAGCTTGAGGAACACCGTAGAAAGTATGACAGATTACGTAAGGAAAGAGAGGACAAAAACGCTGAGCGTGATAGGCTACGTCGCCGCGCTGAAGCACAG GCTGCCTATGATAAAGCTAAGAAAGAAGAACAGTCATCATCGAGCAGACCATCCGGAGGCGGTTTCCCAGGAGGTATGCCCGGTGGATTCCCTGGAGGTATGCCTGGAGGATTCCCAGGAGGTATGGGTGGTATGCCCGGTGGTTTCCCAGGAGGTATGGGTGGTATGCCCGGTGGATTTCCAGGTGGTATGCCGGCAGGAATGGGCGGTGGTATGCCAGCAGGAATGGGTGGTGGTATGCCAGGAATGGGTGGTGGTATGCCAGCAGGAATGGGCGGTGGTATGCCAGGAATGGGTGGTGGTATGCCAGGTGCAGGCGGTATGCCGGGTGGTATGGACTTCAGCAAAATATTGAAC GATCCTGAGCTAATGACGGCATTTAGCGATCCAGAAGTCATGGCTGCTCTTCAAGATG TGATGAAGAACCCTGCGAATCTAGCGAAGCATCAGGCGAATCCCAAGGTGGCTCCGGTGATTGCAAAGATGATGGGCAAATTTGGAGGAGGTCCCAAGTAA
- the LOC104727829 gene encoding uncharacterized protein LOC104727829 → MFPNMTPECATVMPDLLDKCFGTVRVTPTEECCNDLKSATTTQVTCLCDNYIANPTIVNITGPYSAGITTKCGVFNKYSCDGTSKGGETGSSSSNSSTTSNVDNSKSEVNGGATNKIAASMAVFGLIASLVFVMF, encoded by the exons ATGTTTCCAAATATGACTCCTGAATGTGCCACGGTGATGCCTGACTTGCTCGATAAGTGTTTTGGAACCGTTAGAGTTACACCAACGGAAGAATGTTGCAACGATCTCAAATCCGCAACCACAACGCAAGTCACTTGCCTTTGTGATAATTACATTGCAAACCCGACGATTGTGAACATTACCGGACCTTACTCCGCCGGAATCACAACTAAATGCGGCGTTTTCAACAAATACTCTTGCGACGGTACTAGTAAAG GAGGAGAAACCGGAAGCAGCAGCAGTAACAGCAGCACGACCAGCAATGTAGACAATAGCAAGAGTGAGGTCAACGGAGGAGCAACGAACAAGATTGCTGCATCAATGGCTGTTTTTGGCTTGATTGCAAGTCTGGTCTTCGTTATGTTCTAA
- the LOC104727830 gene encoding uncharacterized protein LOC104727830: MAYTNMMAVAVTAVLFLAVTIAPQWTEAKKPPKTTDTSATVCPFAIPEIVQNCYATMSVLPSEECCKDLRTASKTEVTCLCDNIIVHPNPLYANITKVYFNQVSIACGVLDKYACNGGDANGGVTNKIAASMALFGLVGK, encoded by the exons ATGGCGTACACAAACATGATGGCGGTTGCGGTTACAGCTGTGCTGTTTCTAGCGGTTACGATTGCTCCTCAGTGGACGGAGGCAAAGAAGCCACCAAAGACGACGGATACATCGGCTACAGTGTGCCCGTTTGCAATCCCTGAAATCGTCCAAAATTGCTATGCAACGATGAGTGTGTTGCCATCAGAAGAATGCTGCAAGGATCTCAGAACGGCGAGCAAGACGGAGGTGACTTGTCTCTGCGATAATATCATTGTACATCCAAATCCATTATACGCCAACATCACCAAAGTTTACTTCAACCAAGTCAGCATTGCATGTGGCGTTCTCGACAAATATGCATGCAACG GAGGCGACGCTAATGGAGGAGTAACGAACAAGATTGCTGCATCAATGGctctttttggtttggttggaa aatgA
- the LOC104722782 gene encoding uncharacterized protein LOC104722782: MAYTNKVKAAAAVATVVLFLAVTIADAQSMPPMPKLNPVCALADLPHIIELCYVNLDLKPSEECCTELKSAGKTQVTCLCDNFLAHSSNASITQARYDLVHEACGVFEKYACKGGDANGGSTNMIAASMGLFGLVASLFL; encoded by the exons ATGGCTTACACAAACAAAGTTAAGGCAGCGGCTGCGGTTGCGACAGTGGTGTTGTTTCTAGCGGTTACGATCGCTGATGCACAGTCTATGCCGCCAATGCCAAAGCTGAATCCTGTGTGTGCGTTGGCGGATCTCCCACACATCATCGAACTTTGCTAcgtaaatttggatttgaagCCATCTGAAGAATGCTGCACTGAACTCAAATCGGCGGGCAAAACGCAAGTGACTTGTCTCTGCGACAACTTCCTTGCACATTCTTCCAACGCCAGCATCACCCAAGCTCGCTACGACCTAGTCCACGAGGCCTGTGGCGTTTTCGAGAAATATGCCTGTAAAG GAGGAGACGCCAACGGAGGATCAACGAACATGATTGCTGCATCAATGGGTCTATTTGGTTTGGTTGCAAgtcttttcttataa
- the LOC104722783 gene encoding auxin-responsive protein SAUR36, which produces MKRLRGFKIGHRFVKIFKWIIRSRRNQTGKRQCLTGILNPVTKIYSLAQRCLRRGANRLCGGGMKPGLTRLGDEPKTPAVPKGHLVVHVGESGDDTRRVVVPVIYFNHPLFGELLEQAERVYGFEQPGRIMIPCRVSDFEKVQMRIAAWDHSRRKRTFKIL; this is translated from the coding sequence ATGAAGAGGCTCCGAGGTTTCAAGATCGGACACAGATTCGTCAAGATCTTCAAATGGATAATCCGAagtagaagaaaccaaaccgGGAAACGCCAATGCCTAACCGGGATTCTTAACCCGGTTACAAAAATCTACTCTTTAGCACAGCGGTGTCTCCGTCGTGGAGCTAATAGACTGTGCGGAGGAGGAATGAAACCGGGTCTGACCCGGTTAGGTGACGAGCCGAAGACGCCAGCGGTTCCTAAAGGACATTTAGTGGTTCACGTTGGGGAATCCGGCGACGATACGCGGCGTGTGGTGGTTCCGGTGATTTACTTTAACCATCCTCTGTTCGGAGAGTTGCTGGAGCAGGCGGAGCGGGTTTACGGGTTTGAGCAACCGGGTCGGATTATGATACCTTGTCGTGTATCGGATTTTGAAAAGGTTCAGATGAGGATCGCCGCATGGGATCACTCCCGACGGAAGAGAACTTTTAAGATTCTCTAA
- the LOC104727831 gene encoding putative F-box/kelch-repeat protein At4g22430 has product MAEYVVVGIDGFCILLAVMMILRYLVSGIIRSSPTPDASRARSANFVPPTSSNETRFAMYKIITSSTENGLMHVPRGHPQAHMFSDPSMAMDMMKTNLSLILQQNTIDLSTVDVSNHSPSVSSYTTTHVPEAILTEILARLPLRSIFRFKSVCRTWKSALESVYFRNLFVSLHQNTSSSWSLLYPRRELIDFHGCQTWGLPKSLGSYIQDIEISGRFGYVASSNGLVLMDGYDGISYVGNPLLQQWVVIPSPPYLLVTLLSGLVTRVDEDGVVLSFKVIRTAAMTPSQDGSSTCLCFCVYSSETGIWTCKKLHCPHYFTCVSNPMNLHGVLYLSPSGFDVLDVPPGALIAHDFYGESNLCRVIPLPDHNLNHNRDFKRALTTSTGFVMYIKTLAHNVLKVWRLLNNDDDSAWQLVWEICLPIICIDDDISYYAPLAMHPFDCNIVYIWSQQNRYVVSCNLQTQNYNILTVHSVNDDFQNCFVNQSMCEKHMDDIFEPYLDGQYGVHVTTFQSVLPRWMGSMPCPSQVEMVDTISLLSYFKTEEEE; this is encoded by the exons ATGGCGGAATATGTGGTTGTTGGCATTGATGGTTTTTGTATCCTTCTCGCCGTCATGATGATTCTCCGCTACTTGGTCTCAGGGATCATTCgatcttctccaactccagatgCCAGTAGGGCTCGGAGTGCTAATTTTGTCCCTCCTACATCCAGCAACGAG ACAAGATTTGCAATGTACAAGATTATTACCAGCTCTACC GAAAATGGATTGATGCATGTTCCCAGGGGCCATCCTCAAGCCCATATGTTTTCTGATCCTAGCATGGCCATGGATATGATGAAGACAAACCTTTCACTGATTTTACAGCAG AACACAATCGACCTGAGCACTGTCGATGTTAGCAACCATTCACCGTCTGTATCTAGTTACACCACCACACATGTTCCAGAGGCAATACTGACAGAGATTCTAGCGAGGTTACCCTTGAGAAGCATTTTCAGATTCAAATCAGTGTGCAGAACATGGAAATCGGCACTGGAATCTGTGTATTTTCGCAATCTCTTTGTGTCTCTGCACCAAAACACCTCTTCCTCTTGGTCGCTACTGTATCCACGAAGAGAACTCATTGACTTCCATGGATGCCAGACATGGGGTCTTCCAAAGTCTCTAGGTTCTTATATCCAGGATATTGAAATAAGCGGTAGATTTGGCTATGTGGCTTCTTCCAACGGATTGGTTTTGATGGACGGATATGATGGCATTTCCTATGTGGGTAATCCACTTTTACAACAGTGGGTTGTAATCCCTTCCCCTCCATATCTACTTGTAACTTTGTTGTCTGGTTTGGTGACGCGTGTGGACGAAGATGGTGTTGTTTTGAGCTTCAAAGTGATTAGGACTGCTGCAATGACACCTAGCCAAGATGGATCCTCaacttgtttgtgtttttgtgtgtatTCGTCTGAGACAGGCATCTGGACTTGCAAGAAACTCCATTGCCCCCATTACTTCACATGCGTCAGTAATCCTATGAATCTGCATGGGGTGCTTTATTTATCTCCTTCAGGTTTTGATGTACTTGATGTGCCCCCCGGAGCACTTATAGCTCATGATTTCTATGGTGAGTCCAATCTATGTCGGGTTATACCTCTCCCCGATCATAATTTGAATCACAACCGAGACTTCAAAAGAGCCTTGACTACATCCACTGGATTTGTCATGTATATCAAAACATTAGCTCACAATGTTTTGAAGGTTTGGAGGTTGTTGAACAACGATGATGATTCAGCCTGGCAACTTGTGTGGGAGATCTGCCTCCCGATTATTTGTATTGATGATGATATCAGTTATTATGCACCTTTGGCCATGCATccgtttgattgcaatattgtCTATATATGGAGTCAACAGAACCGTTATGTGGTGTCATGTAACTTGCAGACGCAAAACTACAACATCCTCACTGTCCATTCTGTTAATGATGATTTTCAAAATTGTTTCGTGAACCAGTCTATGTGTGAGAAGCACATGGATGATATTTTTGAACCATATTTAGATGGCCAGTATGGAGTTCACGTCACTACTTTCCAATCTGTGCTCCCAAGGTGGATGGGATCGATGCCTTGTCCTTCCCAAGTTGAGATGGTAGATACAATTTCACTACTTTCTTACTTCAAAACTGAGGAGGAGGAATAG
- the LOC104727832 gene encoding E3 ubiquitin-protein ligase UPL5-like, whose product MDPKKKEGGDLIDIASQGDMKICHSNLKELTILSHSNEIVKHDLGIILKTWPDEVCAILRRFATIEDSQWLVSIKDFTSYRFRMTFCKRMFPEVAEEDDVGKLIFTVDRCNIFADSFTQLSEATPELFHAGVSPMFRHEVAIGEGVLREWSNFLADELFDRKRQLFSTSPDDMRRYRPCPQSNQVSDDLPYFRFAGRFLGLALRHDLSIGILLDPLFFLQLSGVTLCYTDLEKTDKVMYQSFRQILDMDPTEFDQKEGLGLTFPTLFPEEGEPVRVSSTNRDKYVDFMFHQSYITLVEKQIESFEVGFSEMLSQGTRASTFFSSLTLKDVDYMLHGAEENTIDLHQWKKHTLYDGFEESEDAIKWFWMAVTDLNHEEQCKLLHFWAAIRHLPKDGFFGLTEKFRISK is encoded by the coding sequence ATGGacccgaaaaaaaaagaaggaggcGACTTGATTGACATTGCTAGCCAAGGGGATATGAAAATATGTCACTCGAATCTGAAGGAACTCACTATTTTATCTCACTCCAATGAAATTGTCAAACATGATCTCGGGATCATCCTCAAAACATGGCCAGACGAAGTATGTGCGATTTTAAGGAGGTTTGCAACCATAGAGGATAGTCAGTGGCTTGTTTCCATCAAAGACTTCACGAGCTACCGTTTCCGCATGACGTTCTGCAAACGAATGTTTCCAGAGGTTGCAGAAGAAGACGACGTGGGAAAGCTTATTTTCACCGTAGACCGCTGTAACATCTTTGCAGACTCTTTCACACAATTGAGTGAGGCAACGCCGGAGCTCTTCCACGCTGGTGTTTCACCTATGTTTAGACATGAAGTTGCTATCGGAGAAGGTGTTTTGAGAGAATGGTCAAATTTTCTTGCGGATGAGTTGTTTGATAGGAAAAGACAGTTGTTCAGTACATCTCCGGATGATATGAGAAGGTACCGTCCCTGTCCACAGTCCAATCAGGTCTCAGACGATTTGCCTTACTTTCGTTTTGCTGGAAGATTCTTAGGCCTGGCTTTGAGGCATGACCTCAGTATTGGGATACTCTTAGACCCGCTCTTCTTCCTCCAGCTTTCTGGAGTCACACTTTGCTACACAGACCTTGAGAAAACCGATAAAGTAATGTACCAGAGCTTCAGACAAATACTGGACATGGATCCAACAGAATTCGATCAAAAAGAAGGGCTTGGCTTGACATTTCCTACCCTCTTCCctgaagaaggtgaaccagtTAGAGTGAGCAGTACCAACAGGGATAAGTATGTTGATTTTATGTTTCATCAAAGCTACATTACTCTGGTCGAGAAGCAAATTGAGAGTTTTGAAGTTGGTTTTAGTGAAATGCTCTCACAAGGCACAAGAGCTTCAACTTTTTTCAGCTCATTGACGTTGAAAGATGTAGACTACATGCTTCATGGGGCAGAAGAAAACACAATTGACTTACACCAGTGGAAGAAGCATACACTGTACGATGGGTTTGAAGAAAGCGAGGATGCCATAAAGTGGTTTTGGATGGCTGTTACAGATCTAAACCATGAGGAACAATGTAAGTTGTTACACTTTTGGGCTGCAATTCGTCACCTCCCTAAAGATGGTTTCTTTGGGTTGACAGAAAAGTTTAGAATCTCCAAATAG
- the LOC104727833 gene encoding putative lipid-binding protein AIR1B: MASKNAIALFLTINLVLFGFTVAQTPTCPRDIEACSDIFGIGSIINSQTVRPCCDLVTGLDATVASVCICDAIKLVGLSYSFTVGLAKVLSLCQADYPPRGFRCDPFSL; the protein is encoded by the coding sequence ATGGCTTCAAAGAACGCTATAGCTCTTTTCCTCACCATCAACCTCGTCTTATTTGGCTTCACCGTGGCCCAAACTCCGACGTGTCCCAGGGACATCGAAGCTTGTAGCGACATATTTGGCATCGGCTCAATTATCAACTCTCAAACAGTGAGGCCATGCTGCGATCTCGTGACTGGGCTTGACGCCACTGTGGCATCTGTATGCATCTGCGATGCCATTAAACTCGTAGGCCTCAGTTATTCGTTTACTGTGGGACTAGCTAAAGTTCTTTCCCTTTGCCAGGCCGACTATCCACCACGTGGTTTCAGATGCGATCCATTCTCTTTATGA
- the LOC104727834 gene encoding protein INAPERTURATE POLLEN1 gives MPFSFFFRKKPSRRFNDFYDDWFKTLTENCLPLLRQSLSSAASASVFSSNVDLVLRHLVLYYETLDLATNLLRSFIDRENQDSDDDGDTSLDLVNQPLKISTAWKDPSDELVKRIDQIECTMRLMVPGLMDRMRKAQRGFVARVSENWVLSYQVGKKKKLAATVATASVAVDDAAKGEMEELVSIFVDANRLRKSVIMDIVGATSEHQAALFLEGLCQFLAGFKDQVLLQDFEILALPN, from the coding sequence ATgcctttctctttcttcttccgcAAGAAACCCTCTCGTCGATTCAACGACTTCTACGACGACTGGTTCAAAACCCTAACCGAAAACTGTCTCCCTCTCCTCCGTCAATCACTTTCTTCCGCCGCTTCAGCTTCCGTGTTCTCCTCCAACGTCGATCTCGTCCTCCGTCACCTAGTCTTATACTACGAAACCCTAGACCTCGCCACCAATCTCCTCCGTTCTTTCATCGACCGTGAGAATCAAGATTCTGATGACGACGGAGACACCTCTCTTGATCTCGTGAACCAACCGTTGAAGATTTCGACTGCGTGGAAAGACCCGTCCGATGAGCTGGTGAAAAGAATCGATCAGATTGAGTGTACGATGAGGCTTATGGTTCCTGGTTTGATGGATCGTATGAGGAAAGCACAGAGAGGTTTCGTGGCTCGAGTTTCTGAGAACTGGGTCTTGTCTTATCAagttgggaagaagaagaagcttgctGCGACGGTTGCGACAGCTTCAGTGGCCGTGGATGATGCGGCGAAGGGGGAGATGGAAGAGCTCGTGAGTATTTTTGTTGATGCGAATCGTTTGAGGAAGAGTGTGATAATGGACATTGTTGGAGCTACGAGTGAGCATCAAGCGGCTCTGTTTCTTGAAGGTTTGTGTCAGTTTCTTGCTGGCTTCAAAGATCAGGTCCTTCTTCAAGATTTTGAGATTCTTGCATTGCCCAATTAA
- the LOC104722784 gene encoding probable trehalose-phosphate phosphatase G, which produces MDLNINKTSPVLSDPTTPVSKSRLGSSFPSGRFMMNSRKKIPKLDDVRSNGWLDAMISSSPPRKRLVKDFNIEIAPEDDFALRAWMLKYPSAISSFAHIAAQAKNKKIAVFLDYDGTLSPIVDDPDRAIMSDAMRAAVKDVAKYFPTAIISGRSRDKVYQLVGLTELYYAGSHGMDIMTPVNLNGSPEDPNCIKSTDQQGEEVNLFQPAKEFIPIIEEVYNSLVEITKCIKGAKVENHKFCASVHYRNVDKKDWPLVAQRVHDHLKKYPRLRLTHGRKVLEVRPVIEWNKGKAVEFLLESLGLSNNDEFLPIFIGDDRTDEDAFKVLREGNKGFGILVSSVPKESNAFYSLRDPSEVKKFLKTLVKWGKMENSTSSF; this is translated from the exons ATGGATTTGAATATAAACAAGACGAGTCCTGTTCTTAGTGACCCTACTACACCAGTCAGTAAATCAAGACTCGGATCATCATTCCCTTCAGGAAGATTCATGATGAATTCTAGGAAGAAGATTCCTAAACTCGATGATGTTAGATCCAACGGTTGGTTGGACGCTATGATATCCTCTTCCCCACCTCGTAAGAGGCTTGTCAAGGATTTCAACATTGAGATTGCTCCTGAAGATGATTTTGCTCTACGGGCCTGGATG CTCAAGTATCCTTCAGCGATTAGCTCGTTTGCTCATATTGCTGCTCAagcaaagaacaagaagatagctgtgtttcttgattatgatgGAACGCTTTCCCCAATTGTCGATGACCCTGATCGTGCCATCATGTCTGATGCG ATGCGTGCTGCTGTTAAAGATGTCGCCAAGTACTTCCCAACAGCAATCATTAGTGGTAGAAGCCGTGACAAG GTCTACCAATTGGTAGGACTAACTGAACTCTATTACGCGGGTAGTCATGGGATGGACATAATGACTCCTGTAAACCTAAATGGGTCACCTGAAGACCCCAACTGTATAAAATCCACTGACCAACAG GGTGAGGAGGTAAACCTCTTTCAGCCTGCTAAAGAGTTCATACCCATCATCGAAGAGGTTTACAATAGCCTCGTTGAGATAACTAAATGTATCAAAGGTGCAAAAGTAGAGAACCACAAGTTTTGCGCCTCAGTACATTACCGTAATGTTGACAAGAAGGACTGGCCACTCGTTGCACAACGTGTTCATGACCACCTGAAAAAGTACCCTCGCCTGCGTCTAACTCACGGCAGAAAG GTTTTGGAAGTTCGTCCTGTGATCGAGTGGAACAAAGGAAAAGCAGTCGAGTTTCTGTTAGAATCTCTTGGATTAAGCAACAACGACGAGTTTCTTCCGATCTTTATCGGAGATGATAGGACTGATGAAGATGCATTTAAGGTACTAAGAGAAGGGAACAAAGGATTTGGAATATTGGTATCGTCCGTACCAAAAGAAAGCAATGCATTCTACTCTCTTAGAGACCCTTCCGAG GTTAAGAAGTTTCTTAAGACTTTGGTGAAATGGGGCAAGATGGAAAACTCTACATCAAGTTTTTGA